From Chloracidobacterium sp. N, the proteins below share one genomic window:
- a CDS encoding LysM peptidoglycan-binding domain-containing protein produces MARLNGVTRTPATSSQTPTTGTQHLIRRGETLSGIAQRYGTTVDALLQANRQIRNPNLIYAGQTLTIPTTRNTSAPNQAGSQAGSQYVVRRGDTLSEIAARNGIDLARLIKANTQIQNPNLIYPGQVINLPGRQVATPAPARPNPVQPSPTQPGPVPSRPTPAPSQPTTPAPPRVDTTAPVGTIPRTGNAFIDSIAADAIRSQRTTGVPASVTIAQAILESGWGRSELTRQANNYFGIKGTGPAGSVTMRTREVFNGREVYVNAQFRKYNSAAESFADHAQFFIRNPRYATAMRHTNDAFRFAAEIHKAGYATDPNYTKLLHSLMREYNLTRFDAIARNGNATPAPPPAAPTPAPAPSAPPAAGTREHRVRVGDTLSGIAQQYGTTVAALQRANPSITNPNLIYPGQRIVIPGSGSTNGSRPAPTPAPSTPPTSGSPVPPSRGLPRTEGMTTAQKFALYANYIERHGSAQAKADLAAGRTVILGLRVETNTRANGGQGVYDDRIVTLRKLPNGQFQVTELRANTEPGSQYEDGWSGRTRRPMGVDSNRDGRLDLGRLVDGTHEYMRANVGPNFGPTQPDGNNILMPTTSRPVVRDTNHDGVFDERDRNRNSFEGQTMYFHRGGTTNTYSAGCQTMPQSEFNRFWDSLGNQQRFQYVLVTVG; encoded by the coding sequence ATGGCACGGCTCAACGGGGTTACACGGACACCGGCGACTTCTTCACAGACTCCAACCACCGGCACCCAACACCTGATCCGGCGCGGGGAAACCCTGTCGGGCATTGCACAGCGTTATGGGACAACGGTGGATGCGCTCCTGCAGGCCAACCGCCAGATCAGAAATCCGAACCTCATTTACGCCGGACAGACGCTGACGATTCCAACGACCCGTAACACAAGTGCGCCGAACCAGGCCGGCAGTCAGGCTGGCAGCCAGTATGTCGTGCGCCGGGGCGATACGCTTTCCGAAATTGCCGCCCGCAACGGCATTGATCTGGCGCGGCTCATCAAGGCCAATACGCAGATTCAGAATCCCAACCTCATCTATCCCGGACAGGTCATCAACCTGCCGGGCCGCCAGGTGGCAACTCCGGCTCCGGCGCGCCCTAATCCAGTCCAACCCAGCCCAACTCAACCTGGTCCGGTGCCCTCACGCCCGACGCCCGCGCCCTCCCAACCGACCACGCCTGCGCCGCCCCGGGTGGACACCACCGCCCCGGTTGGCACGATTCCACGCACCGGCAACGCCTTCATTGATTCGATTGCAGCCGATGCCATCCGCAGCCAGCGGACAACCGGTGTGCCAGCGTCAGTGACGATTGCCCAGGCCATTCTCGAAAGCGGCTGGGGACGTTCGGAGTTGACCCGCCAGGCCAACAACTACTTCGGCATCAAGGGCACAGGGCCGGCCGGGTCGGTCACGATGCGGACGCGCGAGGTCTTCAACGGCCGCGAGGTCTATGTCAACGCCCAGTTCCGCAAGTACAACTCGGCAGCCGAGTCCTTCGCCGACCACGCCCAGTTCTTCATCCGCAATCCACGCTATGCCACCGCCATGCGGCACACCAACGACGCCTTCCGCTTCGCCGCTGAGATTCACAAGGCCGGATACGCCACCGACCCGAACTACACCAAACTGCTCCACAGTCTCATGCGCGAGTACAATCTGACGCGCTTTGACGCCATTGCGCGGAATGGCAACGCCACACCGGCACCGCCTCCGGCAGCGCCAACCCCGGCACCTGCGCCCTCGGCACCGCCGGCGGCCGGCACGCGGGAGCACCGGGTTCGGGTCGGCGACACGCTCTCCGGTATTGCCCAGCAGTACGGGACGACCGTCGCGGCGCTTCAGCGCGCCAATCCCAGCATCACCAACCCCAACCTCATCTATCCGGGCCAGCGCATTGTGATTCCCGGCAGCGGCAGCACGAATGGCAGTCGGCCAGCGCCGACACCAGCCCCGTCCACCCCGCCGACCTCCGGCTCGCCTGTGCCTCCTAGCCGGGGATTGCCACGCACGGAAGGGATGACCACAGCCCAGAAGTTCGCCCTGTATGCCAACTACATCGAGCGCCACGGCTCCGCTCAGGCCAAGGCCGATCTGGCCGCCGGACGGACGGTGATTCTGGGGCTGCGCGTGGAGACCAACACCCGCGCCAATGGTGGGCAGGGCGTCTATGACGACCGCATCGTGACCCTGCGCAAGCTGCCCAACGGCCAGTTCCAGGTGACAGAACTGCGCGCCAACACAGAACCGGGCAGCCAGTATGAAGATGGCTGGTCAGGACGGACGCGGCGCCCGATGGGCGTGGACAGCAACCGGGATGGCCGGCTCGACCTGGGGCGGCTGGTGGATGGCACGCACGAATATATGCGCGCCAATGTCGGCCCCAACTTCGGCCCGACCCAACCCGACGGGAACAACATCCTGATGCCCACGACAAGCCGCCCGGTCGTGCGCGACACCAACCACGACGGTGTCTTCGATGAGCGCGATCGCAACCGGAACAGCTTTGAGGGACAGACGATGTACTTCCACCGTGGCGGCACGACCAACACCTACTCGGCCGGATGCCAGACCATGCCCCAGAGTGAGTTCAACCGCTTCTGGGATTCGCTTGGCAACCAGCAGCGGTTCCAGTACGTTTTGGTCACGGTTGGCTAG
- a CDS encoding CIA30 family protein, translating to MMVVFDFTDPTAATAWYAIGDQVMGGCSSGQLRPTNHGFAVFEGVVSLANNGGFASVRSVPLAQRLPPRAVFVIEARGDGKTYRFVVRTDAAFDGLAYQATFTPAPNTWQTCRFAAADFVPTFRGRPVPAPPLRTEATTTVGLMIAGKQAGPFALALRRLVVLTEA from the coding sequence ATGATGGTGGTGTTCGACTTTACAGACCCGACGGCCGCCACCGCCTGGTACGCCATTGGCGATCAGGTCATGGGCGGCTGTTCGTCCGGGCAGTTGCGTCCGACGAACCACGGCTTTGCCGTCTTTGAAGGTGTGGTGTCTCTGGCCAACAATGGCGGCTTTGCTTCCGTGCGCTCGGTCCCCCTTGCGCAGCGCCTGCCGCCCCGGGCGGTGTTTGTCATCGAGGCCAGAGGTGATGGGAAAACCTACAGGTTCGTGGTGCGTACCGATGCGGCTTTTGACGGCCTGGCCTATCAGGCCACCTTCACGCCTGCGCCCAACACCTGGCAGACCTGCCGGTTTGCCGCAGCCGACTTTGTGCCGACGTTTCGCGGCCGCCCTGTTCCGGCCCCGCCCCTGCGGACGGAAGCCACGACGACTGTGGGCCTGATGATTGCCGGCAAACAGGCCGGCCCCTTTGCCCTGGCCCTGCGGCGGTTGGTGGTTCTCACCGAAGCCTGA
- a CDS encoding DUF6702 family protein: protein MTSRRAFLATALLLASGTGLGAPAAAHKFHASFTTIEFNAETGSLEISLRVFSDDLENALSRQARRRIELDRTPDVAELASAYVRERFRLRRTDGTPVRVAWVGMEQRVDMTWIYIEAPAPAGFTGLEALVTVFFELFRDQKNNVSCKDAQGKRHDILFRPSDNTFKPLVPAS from the coding sequence ATGACCTCACGACGGGCATTTCTGGCAACGGCCTTGCTGCTGGCCTCCGGCACGGGCTTGGGTGCGCCAGCGGCGGCGCACAAATTTCACGCCAGTTTTACGACCATTGAGTTCAATGCGGAAACCGGCTCGCTGGAGATTTCCCTGCGCGTCTTCAGCGATGATCTGGAAAACGCCCTCAGCCGCCAGGCGCGGCGGCGCATCGAACTCGACCGGACACCGGATGTCGCTGAGCTGGCCAGCGCCTACGTGCGGGAACGGTTCAGACTGCGCCGTACTGATGGCACACCGGTGCGGGTGGCGTGGGTCGGCATGGAGCAGCGGGTGGATATGACGTGGATATACATCGAAGCACCGGCTCCTGCTGGCTTCACCGGACTGGAAGCCCTAGTGACGGTCTTCTTCGAGCTGTTCCGCGACCAGAAAAACAACGTTTCATGCAAGGATGCGCAGGGCAAGCGCCACGACATCCTGTTTCGTCCCAGCGACAACACCTTCAAACCGCTGGTGCCAGCTTCCTGA
- a CDS encoding phosphotransferase family protein, with translation MTIPLSALDAPRPPRAGEDLDAEALLACLQPHLPELAPPLIIEQFPAGHSNLTYALRSGDREYVLRRPPFGAEHIRAGHDMHREFRVLSGLHRVYPRVPQPLCYIPAESSPLGVPFYVMTRVRGIILRTRVPEGITLDAETMRRLSTNFIDHLAELHAVDVEAAGLHDLYRGAGYVRRQVEGWVKRYRAAQTDDVPAMERVIAWVTARIPEDSAATLIHNDYKYDNVVLDPDDLTRIRAVLDWEMATVGDPLTDVATALAYWVERDDPPEVHAMSFGLTALPGNLTRAELLARYAETSRRDVGEMRWHEAFALFKVAVIVQQIYFRYVKGFTHDERFARMGATARLFAELAQRAMG, from the coding sequence ATGACCATTCCGCTTTCTGCCCTTGATGCTCCGCGTCCACCCCGGGCTGGTGAGGACCTGGATGCAGAGGCGCTGTTGGCCTGCCTGCAACCGCACCTCCCGGAGCTTGCCCCGCCGCTCATCATCGAGCAGTTTCCGGCCGGGCACTCCAATCTGACCTACGCCCTGCGGAGCGGCGACCGGGAATACGTGCTGCGGCGTCCGCCCTTCGGCGCGGAACATATCCGGGCGGGTCACGACATGCACCGCGAGTTTCGGGTGCTGTCGGGCCTGCACCGGGTCTATCCGCGCGTGCCACAGCCGCTGTGCTACATCCCGGCGGAAAGTTCGCCGTTAGGCGTGCCGTTTTACGTCATGACGCGCGTGCGGGGCATCATTCTGCGCACCAGGGTCCCGGAAGGCATCACGCTCGATGCCGAAACCATGCGCCGGCTTTCGACAAACTTCATTGACCACCTCGCTGAGTTGCATGCCGTGGATGTTGAAGCCGCCGGATTGCACGATCTCTACCGGGGGGCCGGGTACGTCCGCCGTCAGGTCGAGGGCTGGGTCAAGCGGTATCGCGCTGCCCAGACCGATGACGTGCCGGCCATGGAACGGGTCATTGCCTGGGTGACGGCGCGCATTCCCGAAGACAGCGCCGCCACACTCATTCACAACGATTACAAGTACGACAACGTCGTTCTCGACCCGGACGATCTGACCCGGATTCGCGCCGTGCTGGACTGGGAAATGGCTACGGTGGGCGATCCGCTGACGGACGTGGCCACAGCACTTGCCTACTGGGTGGAGCGGGATGATCCGCCGGAAGTCCACGCCATGAGTTTCGGGCTGACGGCGCTGCCCGGCAACCTGACCCGCGCCGAACTGCTCGCCCGCTATGCCGAAACCAGCCGCCGGGATGTAGGTGAAATGCGCTGGCACGAGGCGTTTGCCCTGTTCAAGGTGGCGGTCATCGTCCAGCAAATCTACTTCCGGTATGTGAAGGGCTTCACGCACGACGAGCGCTTTGCCCGCATGGGCGCCACGGCCCGTCTTTTTGCCGAACTGGCCCAGCGCGCCATGGGATGA
- a CDS encoding transglycosylase SLT domain-containing protein, which produces MANEQTIQRTDPARIRPDAFLRQPAAATRATGKTAFETRLEQALGNDPETQRRTREELRTIVMAVQSGFTDPWQLTDLIFQARHPELIGADLSQSPELLDEWNDISARLVQPMLNDLAALQSSAAPGVSDRPFGAPPFGVPPSGETAPRVTGRDKMAAASALDPLIEQAVALCPGLPPQLLKSLLVQESGLRTDVVNQYGYAGIAQIGRREARELGLSVGVPGTESDERLNPSLAIPAAARLLHVKAQRLTEMAFSRYGTPQGDEYWKFVMGAYNGGEGTITVAMGHAYRDGLARAREEGLTGPEAVAFAREWATKWEHLALGGETAPLALAAARYFPKLAAQKFVEIRNYPEHIVARAARRRTAAG; this is translated from the coding sequence ATGGCAAACGAGCAGACCATTCAACGCACCGACCCCGCACGGATACGACCGGATGCCTTCCTGCGGCAACCGGCCGCTGCCACCCGTGCCACCGGTAAAACGGCCTTTGAAACCCGCCTGGAACAGGCTCTGGGCAACGACCCGGAGACGCAGCGCCGGACCCGTGAAGAACTCAGGACCATCGTCATGGCGGTGCAGTCCGGCTTTACCGATCCGTGGCAGTTGACGGACCTGATCTTTCAGGCGCGCCATCCAGAGCTGATCGGGGCTGACCTGTCGCAGTCGCCGGAACTGCTCGATGAATGGAACGACATCAGCGCCCGGCTCGTGCAGCCCATGCTCAACGACCTGGCGGCGCTTCAGTCATCGGCTGCGCCGGGAGTCTCCGACCGTCCCTTCGGCGCGCCGCCGTTCGGCGTGCCGCCATCCGGCGAAACGGCGCCGCGTGTGACCGGCAGGGACAAAATGGCAGCAGCGAGCGCGCTCGATCCCCTCATCGAGCAGGCCGTGGCCCTGTGTCCGGGATTGCCGCCCCAGTTGCTCAAGAGTTTGCTCGTGCAGGAGTCGGGGCTGCGCACGGATGTCGTCAACCAGTATGGCTACGCCGGTATTGCCCAGATTGGCCGCCGTGAAGCCCGCGAACTGGGGTTGTCCGTAGGCGTTCCGGGAACGGAAAGCGACGAGCGGCTCAATCCGAGCCTGGCCATTCCGGCCGCTGCGCGGTTGCTGCACGTCAAGGCGCAGCGCTTGACGGAAATGGCCTTTTCGCGCTACGGCACGCCGCAGGGGGATGAATACTGGAAGTTTGTCATGGGCGCGTACAACGGCGGAGAGGGAACGATTACGGTGGCAATGGGGCATGCCTACCGGGATGGACTTGCCCGCGCGCGCGAAGAAGGGCTGACCGGGCCGGAAGCCGTTGCGTTTGCCCGCGAATGGGCCACCAAGTGGGAACATCTGGCACTTGGGGGCGAAACTGCGCCCTTGGCGTTGGCCGCTGCGCGCTACTTTCCTAAACTGGCGGCCCAGAAGTTTGTCGAAATCCGCAACTACCCAGAACACATCGTCGCTCGGGCCGCGCGCCGCCGTACCGCCGCCGGGTGA
- a CDS encoding sigma-70 family RNA polymerase sigma factor yields the protein MSGTQPSPNIQRDALIEQHLHYVRTIAYDIVRKLPPSVELDDLIAYGNLGLVRAAEKYNPARGVSFVTFAHYYIKGAIWDEVRKMASFARVDGGRVRAEANATDFLHSLAEEESGRPAHGTTLDDDIADARAQLESLIPIYLLSLDHEELTIADDRSLDFASALERDDLIGRMMRLVAQLPDEDRATIEALYFKGRSAADYAAELGLSRSWGSRLHARAIRRLREAMQRERLLRPEESG from the coding sequence ATGAGCGGAACGCAGCCATCTCCCAACATCCAGCGGGATGCGCTCATCGAGCAGCATCTGCACTACGTGCGGACGATTGCTTATGACATCGTGCGGAAGTTGCCGCCCAGTGTCGAACTCGACGACCTGATTGCCTACGGCAACCTGGGCTTGGTGCGCGCCGCCGAAAAATACAATCCGGCGCGGGGCGTGTCGTTTGTCACCTTTGCCCACTACTACATCAAGGGCGCCATCTGGGACGAAGTGCGCAAAATGGCCAGCTTTGCCCGGGTGGACGGCGGGCGCGTACGTGCCGAAGCCAACGCGACGGACTTTCTCCACAGTCTGGCTGAAGAGGAGTCCGGGCGTCCGGCCCATGGCACGACCCTCGATGACGACATTGCCGACGCGCGGGCGCAGCTTGAAAGTCTCATCCCGATTTACCTGCTGTCGCTCGATCACGAGGAACTCACGATTGCCGATGACCGGAGCCTGGATTTTGCCAGCGCCCTGGAGCGGGATGACCTCATCGGCCGGATGATGCGCCTTGTGGCGCAACTGCCCGATGAGGACCGCGCCACCATCGAGGCCCTGTATTTCAAGGGACGGAGCGCGGCGGACTACGCGGCCGAACTGGGGCTGTCACGTTCGTGGGGATCGCGCCTGCATGCGCGCGCCATCAGGCGCCTGCGCGAAGCCATGCAGCGCGAGAGGCTGCTTAGGCCGGAGGAGTCTGGCTGA
- a CDS encoding NAD(P)/FAD-dependent oxidoreductase has translation MTAPHTTSSPVDILVLGGGFAGLNTAFQLSNYPWTRPVRITLVDRNDRFLFTPMAYEILTGEVEVWEIAPLYRDILGNRPVRFVQGVIERIDLEKRQVQVGDTTHRYDYLVLALGGRPNFRQVPGADKYSQPFYDLAHVQAYQKHLAHTLDRARQTTDPKMRKALLNFLVVGAGTCGVEVSCKLADYLDAQARVYGLDRQEMEIHLIDRNERILRGVAHRLEPIALDALRRRRVNLVLDWGVTKVTPEGVEIRCDKQGTLKQVAAATITWTGGIEMHPLLTALPVEKDAHGRIRITQQLEVPGQRGVYALGDATHFPTDDGHGLPATAQVAVRQSEIAAWNIRADIEGWMKLPYIYIGLGEMLTLGIGEAGADAFGMCIGGTLGAAMRRAVYLTKLPTMGLKVRVGGTWTGEIAKSLLATGERAVDAVRQAAAQAQTNQAA, from the coding sequence ATGACTGCCCCGCATACGACCTCATCGCCGGTTGACATTCTGGTTCTGGGCGGTGGCTTTGCCGGCCTCAACACCGCCTTCCAGTTGTCGAACTATCCCTGGACGCGCCCGGTGCGCATTACGCTCGTCGATCGCAACGACCGTTTCCTGTTCACGCCGATGGCCTACGAAATTCTCACCGGCGAAGTTGAGGTGTGGGAGATTGCCCCCTTGTACCGCGACATCCTCGGCAACCGGCCGGTGCGGTTCGTGCAGGGCGTCATTGAGCGGATTGACCTTGAAAAACGCCAGGTACAGGTTGGCGATACGACGCACCGGTACGACTATCTCGTGCTGGCGCTGGGGGGACGCCCCAACTTCCGGCAGGTGCCGGGCGCTGACAAATACTCGCAGCCGTTCTATGACCTGGCACACGTCCAGGCCTATCAGAAGCACCTGGCCCACACGCTCGACCGCGCCAGGCAGACCACTGATCCCAAGATGCGCAAGGCGCTGTTGAACTTTCTGGTGGTTGGCGCCGGCACCTGCGGCGTCGAAGTAAGCTGCAAGCTGGCCGATTACCTCGACGCGCAGGCCCGGGTGTACGGACTCGACCGCCAGGAAATGGAAATCCACCTCATTGACCGCAATGAGCGGATTCTGCGGGGTGTGGCCCACCGTCTGGAGCCGATTGCCCTCGACGCGCTGCGGCGGCGGCGGGTCAACCTGGTTCTGGACTGGGGCGTGACCAAAGTCACCCCGGAAGGCGTCGAAATCCGCTGCGACAAGCAGGGCACGCTCAAGCAGGTGGCGGCGGCCACCATCACCTGGACTGGCGGCATCGAGATGCATCCGCTTCTGACGGCCCTTCCCGTGGAGAAGGATGCGCACGGACGGATTCGGATCACGCAGCAGCTTGAAGTCCCCGGCCAGCGTGGCGTCTATGCACTGGGGGACGCCACGCATTTTCCGACCGACGATGGTCACGGGCTGCCAGCCACGGCCCAGGTTGCCGTCCGGCAGTCGGAAATTGCCGCGTGGAACATCCGCGCTGACATCGAAGGCTGGATGAAACTGCCCTACATTTACATCGGCCTTGGCGAAATGCTGACCCTGGGCATCGGAGAAGCCGGCGCGGATGCCTTTGGGATGTGCATCGGCGGCACGCTTGGCGCGGCCATGCGGCGTGCGGTTTATCTGACGAAGCTCCCGACGATGGGGCTGAAAGTGCGGGTGGGCGGCACGTGGACGGGTGAGATTGCGAAAAGCCTGCTCGCCACCGGCGAGCGCGCCGTGGATGCCGTCCGGCAGGCCGCCGCACAGGCCCAGACGAATCAGGCGGCCTAG
- a CDS encoding response regulator transcription factor: protein MTLPYVSPAETSSLSSARILVVDDEPLIRQSIGQALQKQGHQVALAADGRDALEQLGAATFELVVCDISMPHLDGIELCNLVRSDPRTAAIPFLFLSAYQDIETRLQGLSAGASDFLGKPFSLDELVYRVNRLLTNRRSPLVDEALEVNPNHLGQFSFEQALHVIRSQALSGLLTVIFPQGEVGRAVFEQGNLTAAEIEAANGDSVLAGSVALEYLLQSPRVTFTFSGQQTLDNAVLMTQITRTVESEAG, encoded by the coding sequence ATGACCCTGCCCTATGTGTCGCCGGCCGAGACGTCTTCATTGTCTTCAGCCCGAATCCTGGTGGTTGACGACGAGCCATTGATTCGTCAGTCCATTGGACAGGCCCTGCAGAAACAGGGTCATCAGGTTGCACTGGCCGCAGACGGGCGTGATGCCCTTGAGCAGCTTGGCGCAGCGACCTTTGAGTTGGTGGTCTGTGACATCAGCATGCCGCACCTGGATGGCATCGAGCTGTGCAACCTCGTGCGCAGCGACCCGCGGACGGCCGCCATACCGTTCCTTTTCCTCAGCGCCTACCAGGACATCGAAACCCGGCTCCAAGGACTGTCTGCCGGTGCCAGTGATTTTCTGGGCAAGCCGTTCAGCCTCGATGAGCTGGTCTATCGGGTCAACCGCCTGCTGACCAATCGCCGTTCCCCGCTCGTGGATGAAGCCCTTGAAGTCAACCCCAACCATCTGGGGCAGTTTTCCTTCGAGCAGGCGCTTCACGTCATTCGCAGCCAGGCGTTGAGCGGACTGCTGACGGTTATTTTCCCCCAGGGCGAGGTTGGGCGGGCTGTGTTCGAGCAGGGCAACCTGACGGCAGCGGAAATCGAAGCGGCCAACGGCGACAGTGTACTCGCGGGCTCTGTGGCGCTCGAATACCTCTTGCAGTCGCCACGGGTGACGTTCACGTTTTCCGGGCAGCAGACTCTCGACAACGCCGTGCTGATGACCCAGATCACACGGACGGTCGAATCGGAAGCCGGCTAG